A genomic region of Methanobacterium sp. SMA-27 contains the following coding sequences:
- a CDS encoding HEAT repeat domain-containing protein, with protein sequence MGYLICNKCEGYYELQPGESVEDFILKCNCGGELKVHNSFDEYYNSNTVDNLDLQDILLNDPEGAKRAHVAYLLGETKDPKYVDVLCEATNDKDGNVRRLSASALGKIGNIKAEDALIKLLKDLKPQVRQYTVKALRKIKSEKAVEHLRNMKNDKNRYVVQEVELVLSNFVNDTNLLNQKNRDRLIRSNLKRNIAKEVYNSDFRENQNHFFKFFNEHENQNIIADAPTGSGKSLIAIQIAINLERPGTVFIVTPTKDLMKQYERDFGHLEDVMLLAGKNEYTCKDYTGFSAEQCTHTKETPCKHHYSSTKDSCEYSKKISTFMDYKIVVTNYHMMLALIKIRHALEWGSSLIIWDESHKFQDIIREMTGVEYNHTRACRIIDEDLSNIIYYFFKNVQTPLEQIKTELIPYIEKYNTKEDVNKRRWIERLETQMEYRNQYDYLPAEPYEKINYKDERERCIRVMPVDYTSLSRSTFMEAAPQHLMMSGTIHYPKYSETKRLELIRKITGMKMDYIYETPEKYRFDDSNIVKKAPEILSRINYSNSRVYNDFKHTYGSLISFLVKETRNIMIHFNAKWQCENMVRALKESGYKRPVYNFHEGQNNTKTKQIIKKRFVKTGGCIIGSSLHEGIDFPGEELEVVIIGRSAYVPTEEEDKYYPGTKRRIPNKIRKTWEGLEKRGVYRIEQEEYRLKTLQQIGRLQRTSTDTGIIILCNQWSIHKDILKDFELC encoded by the coding sequence GTGGGTTATTTGATCTGTAATAAATGTGAGGGATATTATGAGCTTCAACCTGGAGAGTCTGTTGAAGATTTTATTCTCAAATGTAATTGTGGTGGAGAATTAAAGGTTCATAACAGCTTTGATGAGTATTATAATTCTAATACGGTTGATAATTTAGATTTACAGGATATATTACTTAATGATCCAGAAGGAGCTAAACGAGCTCATGTAGCATATCTTCTGGGCGAAACTAAAGACCCGAAATATGTCGATGTATTATGTGAGGCAACTAATGATAAAGACGGTAATGTAAGACGCTTATCTGCTTCTGCATTGGGCAAAATAGGCAATATTAAAGCTGAAGATGCACTTATAAAACTCCTAAAAGATCTGAAACCCCAAGTAAGACAATATACGGTCAAGGCTTTAAGAAAAATTAAATCTGAGAAAGCAGTAGAACATCTAAGAAATATGAAGAATGATAAAAATCGTTATGTTGTCCAAGAGGTTGAATTAGTATTATCTAATTTTGTAAATGATACTAATTTACTTAATCAAAAAAATAGAGATAGATTAATAAGAAGTAATTTGAAGCGAAATATAGCTAAAGAAGTATATAACAGTGATTTCCGTGAAAACCAAAATCATTTCTTTAAATTTTTTAATGAACACGAAAATCAAAATATTATCGCAGACGCACCTACTGGAAGTGGGAAAAGTTTAATCGCAATCCAAATAGCTATTAATTTAGAACGGCCAGGTACTGTATTCATAGTTACACCTACAAAAGATTTAATGAAACAATATGAAAGAGATTTTGGGCATTTAGAAGATGTAATGTTACTCGCAGGTAAAAATGAATATACTTGTAAGGATTATACTGGTTTTTCAGCTGAACAATGTACCCACACTAAAGAAACTCCATGTAAACATCATTACAGTTCAACCAAAGATTCGTGTGAGTATAGTAAAAAAATTAGCACGTTTATGGATTACAAAATTGTTGTAACTAACTATCATATGATGCTTGCATTAATTAAAATACGACACGCTCTAGAATGGGGTAGTTCATTAATTATTTGGGATGAATCACATAAATTCCAAGATATTATAAGAGAAATGACAGGTGTTGAATATAATCATACCCGAGCATGTCGAATAATTGATGAAGATCTATCTAACATAATATATTATTTTTTTAAGAACGTTCAAACACCATTAGAACAAATAAAAACTGAATTAATACCATATATAGAAAAATATAACACAAAAGAAGATGTTAACAAAAGAAGATGGATTGAACGTCTAGAAACACAAATGGAATACCGTAATCAATACGATTATTTACCTGCTGAACCATATGAAAAAATTAATTACAAAGACGAACGAGAAAGATGTATACGGGTAATGCCAGTTGATTATACAAGTTTAAGCAGATCAACATTCATGGAAGCTGCACCACAACACCTGATGATGAGTGGAACAATTCACTACCCTAAATATTCTGAAACCAAAAGATTGGAATTAATAAGAAAAATCACTGGAATGAAAATGGATTATATATATGAAACACCTGAAAAATACCGTTTTGATGATAGTAATATAGTTAAAAAAGCTCCAGAAATCCTAAGTAGGATTAATTACAGTAATAGTCGCGTTTATAATGATTTTAAACACACCTACGGATCTTTAATTAGTTTTTTAGTTAAAGAAACCAGGAATATAATGATACACTTTAATGCAAAATGGCAATGTGAAAACATGGTGCGTGCACTAAAAGAATCTGGCTATAAAAGACCAGTATATAATTTCCATGAAGGCCAAAATAACACTAAGACAAAACAAATAATAAAAAAAAGATTTGTAAAAACTGGTGGGTGTATTATAGGAAGCAGTTTACATGAAGGTATTGATTTCCCTGGAGAAGAATTAGAAGTAGTAATTATAGGAAGATCTGCATACGTTCCTACAGAAGAAGAGGATAAATATTATCCCGGCACAAAACGCAGAATCCCTAACAAAATCCGTAAAACCTGGGAAGGTCTGGAAAAACGGGGGGTATATCGTATTGAACAAGAAGAATATCGACTCAAAACATTACAACAAATTGGTAGGCTACAAAGAACCTCTACTGATACTGGTATAATCATTCTATGTAATCAATGGTCAATTCACAAAGATATTTTGAAGGATTTTGAATTGTGTTGA
- a CDS encoding nuclease-related domain-containing protein: MGYLICDKCEGNYELQPGESPDDFDLTCNCGGKLKVHNSFDDYYDENTIPHRESIVGAKGYAQKMRSEYDSMIILGAILSLIGIVGLIISPLSIIILFIGAGLAVSGYNKGKTWNKGIKGENIVSEYLKQLPDDYFIFNDVKFPGSYGNLDHIVIGTNGIFVIETKNIKGFYIVKGNQWFYNKRKALSQPGKQVISNVVSLKKFLIDKDINMDKVWVNGIVTLLNNNFKIEQKPKYYNILFPSTIPEFILNYNKKSAKMDITILKEVAYLIGPHSKELSYIESSTR, encoded by the coding sequence ATGGGCTATTTGATCTGTGATAAATGTGAGGGAAATTATGAGCTTCAACCTGGAGAATCTCCGGATGATTTTGATCTCACATGTAATTGTGGTGGAAAATTAAAGGTTCATAACAGCTTTGATGATTATTATGATGAAAATACTATACCCCACAGAGAGAGCATAGTTGGAGCTAAAGGCTATGCTCAAAAAATGCGCTCTGAATACGATAGCATGATCATTTTGGGGGCAATTTTAAGTTTAATTGGTATAGTTGGATTAATAATAAGCCCTTTGTCAATTATTATATTATTTATAGGTGCTGGACTGGCTGTTAGTGGTTATAATAAAGGTAAAACATGGAATAAAGGAATAAAAGGAGAAAACATAGTTTCAGAATATTTAAAACAATTACCGGATGATTATTTTATTTTTAATGATGTTAAGTTTCCTGGAAGCTATGGAAATCTTGATCATATTGTAATAGGCACTAATGGAATTTTTGTAATAGAAACTAAAAATATCAAAGGTTTTTACATAGTCAAAGGCAATCAATGGTTTTATAATAAAAGAAAAGCACTCAGTCAACCTGGAAAACAAGTAATAAGTAATGTTGTATCTTTAAAAAAATTTTTAATTGACAAAGACATTAATATGGATAAAGTTTGGGTTAATGGTATTGTTACACTTCTGAATAATAATTTTAAGATAGAACAAAAGCCAAAGTACTATAATATTTTATTCCCCTCTACTATACCTGAATTTATTCTGAATTATAATAAAAAGAGTGCTAAAATGGATATTACTATTCTTAAAGAAGTAGCTTATTTAATTGGGCCTCATTCTAAAGAATTATCATATATTGAATCTTCAACGAGATGA
- a CDS encoding ribbon-helix-helix domain-containing protein, with the protein MPETKIRGRPKAKAKMEQITIKLPPGMIDELRDLSGKSYNPMSYHIRQAIVEYLEKNNKK; encoded by the coding sequence ATGCCAGAAACAAAAATTAGAGGCAGACCCAAAGCAAAAGCGAAAATGGAACAAATAACTATAAAGCTACCTCCAGGGATGATAGATGAGTTAAGGGATTTATCAGGAAAGAGCTACAATCCCATGAGTTACCATATTCGCCAGGCAATAGTAGAATATTTAGAAAAAAATAATAAAAAATAA
- a CDS encoding SHOCT domain-containing protein — MELKNKGIINDEEFEAKKKQILGL; from the coding sequence ATGGAACTCAAAAATAAAGGTATTATTAATGATGAAGAGTTTGAAGCTAAGAAAAAGCAGATTTTAGGGTTATAA
- a CDS encoding endonuclease NucS domain-containing protein, protein MINKDLEVEEIIDESEFSKFGIEERKHMEEWITKYPQILGEELLTITTEYDKFDKTSNRLDILAVDKKGKIVVIELKRDVADRFVDLQAIHYASYCSNLNLEQVVDMMAEYKDESKEDMESELKEFISNEDFEDFDNQPRIMLVANDFREETLAAVLWLRGNDIDLTCIKLEPYKIENKIAIKPEIIMPLPEAKDFIIQVEQKSKSFTKKYQRRISLEEFLKSLDQQNKEFFEDLIEFVNENDLKINMGTVGFSVNVKLNGEPVSIFECYPPQNKKRNGIIITYTSILNKVKDAESVIELYKGLNSFAKNTGKGFIWNINTNEDREHLQEFKEVILNIIKKIEMNGLSDNKLLI, encoded by the coding sequence TTGATTAATAAAGATTTAGAAGTTGAAGAGATAATTGATGAGTCTGAATTTTCTAAATTTGGGATTGAGGAACGAAAACATATGGAAGAATGGATTACAAAATATCCTCAAATCTTAGGTGAAGAGTTACTAACTATCACTACTGAATATGACAAGTTTGATAAAACCAGTAACAGATTAGACATATTAGCAGTAGATAAAAAAGGAAAAATAGTAGTTATTGAATTAAAGAGGGATGTTGCTGATAGATTTGTTGATTTACAAGCTATCCATTATGCATCTTATTGTTCTAACTTGAATTTAGAACAAGTAGTGGATATGATGGCTGAATATAAAGATGAGTCTAAGGAGGATATGGAATCTGAACTAAAAGAATTTATTTCTAATGAAGATTTTGAAGATTTTGACAATCAACCGAGAATTATGTTAGTCGCAAATGATTTCCGAGAAGAAACTTTAGCAGCAGTATTATGGTTAAGAGGCAATGATATCGACCTAACTTGTATAAAACTTGAACCATACAAGATTGAAAATAAAATAGCAATTAAGCCAGAAATTATCATGCCATTACCTGAAGCTAAAGACTTCATAATACAAGTAGAACAAAAAAGTAAATCCTTCACAAAAAAATATCAAAGAAGGATATCATTAGAAGAATTTTTAAAATCTTTAGATCAACAAAATAAAGAATTTTTTGAAGATTTAATAGAATTTGTTAATGAGAATGACTTAAAAATTAATATGGGTACCGTAGGATTTTCAGTGAATGTTAAATTAAATGGAGAACCAGTAAGTATATTTGAATGTTATCCTCCACAGAACAAAAAAAGAAATGGTATAATAATCACTTATACTAGTATATTAAACAAAGTTAAAGACGCTGAATCTGTAATAGAACTATACAAAGGATTAAATAGCTTTGCTAAAAATACTGGAAAAGGTTTCATATGGAATATAAATACAAATGAAGACAGGGAACATTTACAAGAATTCAAAGAAGTTATCCTAAATATTATAAAAAAAATTGAGATGAATGGACTATCAGACAATAAGTTACTCATTTGA
- a CDS encoding ATP-dependent endonuclease, whose amino-acid sequence MYLEKLIIKNFRAIERLELDFDKGLNILIGENNSGKTAVIDALRLCLGDFKQPRDIYCSQSDFRIDKSKIDKKIQNIEFDLIFKCENEIETAWFNSLHVLDANGNHSLQLHFKFELLDFKSDKRVKRSVWGGKYEGGKVPFEVRSALRNIYLGALRDANNKLRPTQSNILGNLYSNIIINEDKEENQKEKEKLLQLITDTLDEEEWSRFIKKGNESILEHLNYLSYLTPDKKQDVKISFAPLEFGKFVQKLIMQLPVYSDESIDENHKQQFFEIWQNGLGLNNLIYTATVLGDIKQKNKVYREEYNLLLIEEPEAHLHPQLQNTFFNYLKELDENEFQIIVTSHSPTIAAKTDLNLLTILQNDHNNISSTQIKDLKLEDKSLKYLQKFLDVTKSQLFFANGVILVEGISEAILIPIFSKILAKKISEKYDIERNGIEVVNINGVAFEHFAKLFNSQDGNRLKCRCALVTDDDKGKAHAEARIEKIMALESDNLKPLLGEITFEYDLFKSNKDSKKVILDVFHEIHRNLHSQLIQIEDLNEQAKFFAEKLESNDTKSEFAYLLAIELEKGKNLQNFKVPDYIKKSIQFVIDD is encoded by the coding sequence ATGTATCTGGAAAAATTAATAATTAAGAATTTTCGTGCAATAGAAAGATTAGAACTTGATTTTGATAAAGGACTAAATATTCTTATCGGAGAAAATAACTCCGGAAAAACTGCTGTTATTGATGCTTTAAGATTATGCTTAGGAGATTTTAAGCAACCAAGAGATATTTATTGTTCTCAATCGGATTTTAGAATTGATAAATCTAAAATAGATAAAAAAATACAGAATATTGAGTTTGATTTAATTTTTAAATGTGAAAATGAAATTGAAACAGCTTGGTTTAATAGTCTACATGTTTTAGATGCTAATGGAAATCATAGCCTCCAATTACATTTTAAATTTGAACTCCTTGATTTCAAATCTGATAAAAGAGTAAAGAGAAGTGTATGGGGTGGTAAATACGAAGGAGGAAAAGTTCCTTTTGAAGTACGATCGGCTTTGCGTAATATTTATTTAGGTGCTTTGAGAGATGCGAATAATAAATTAAGACCTACACAGTCTAATATTTTAGGAAATCTTTACTCAAATATCATCATAAATGAAGATAAAGAAGAAAATCAAAAAGAGAAAGAAAAATTACTTCAATTAATCACAGATACTTTAGATGAAGAGGAATGGAGTAGGTTTATTAAAAAAGGTAATGAAAGTATTTTGGAACATTTAAATTACTTATCTTATTTGACACCCGATAAAAAACAAGATGTTAAAATAAGTTTTGCACCTCTTGAATTTGGTAAATTTGTCCAAAAATTAATTATGCAATTACCTGTATATTCCGATGAATCAATTGATGAAAATCACAAACAGCAATTCTTTGAAATATGGCAAAATGGTTTGGGTTTAAATAATTTGATTTATACAGCCACTGTTTTAGGTGATATTAAACAAAAAAATAAGGTTTATAGAGAAGAATATAATTTATTGCTTATTGAAGAACCAGAAGCACATCTTCACCCACAACTTCAAAACACTTTTTTTAATTATTTAAAAGAGCTCGATGAAAATGAATTTCAAATAATCGTTACTTCACACTCACCTACTATTGCTGCTAAAACAGATCTCAATTTATTAACTATTTTACAAAATGATCACAATAATATCTCTTCTACCCAAATTAAAGACCTAAAACTTGAAGATAAAAGTTTAAAATATCTTCAAAAATTTTTAGATGTCACAAAATCACAATTATTTTTTGCAAATGGGGTAATTTTAGTGGAAGGGATTTCAGAAGCCATTCTTATTCCTATTTTCAGTAAAATACTGGCAAAAAAGATATCAGAAAAATATGATATCGAAAGAAATGGTATTGAAGTAGTAAATATTAATGGGGTTGCTTTTGAACATTTTGCAAAGTTATTCAACTCTCAAGATGGAAATAGGTTAAAATGTAGGTGTGCTTTAGTAACGGATGATGATAAGGGTAAGGCCCATGCTGAAGCAAGAATTGAAAAAATAATGGCTTTAGAAAGTGATAATTTGAAACCTTTACTTGGTGAAATAACTTTCGAATATGACCTATTTAAATCTAACAAAGATAGTAAAAAAGTTATTTTAGACGTATTCCATGAAATTCATAGAAATCTTCATTCACAACTGATTCAGATTGAGGATCTTAATGAACAAGCTAAGTTTTTTGCTGAAAAATTAGAAAGTAACGACACCAAATCAGAGTTTGCTTATTTATTAGCAATTGAATTAGAGAAAGGTAAAAATTTACAAAATTTTAAGGTTCCAGATTATATTAAAAAATCGATTCAATTTGTAATTGATGACTAA
- a CDS encoding ATP-dependent helicase yields the protein MIKLTETQKEICKAKDKYIIVRACPGSGKTFTVAAKMAQLLKDWPYSYQGVAVISFTNAAWEEIEKELKKSFYTNIPIKYPHFLGTIDSFINQFIFFPYGHLVINCKSRPVLAGEPAYPWKTKKNDGFHNQFFDKISYDINGNLSKIKKIHVSLAIQSQYNYVKNMKNRLWRSGLFNQSDANYFAMKIIDNYPSIAKLIALRFPFIIIDEAQDTSEIQMKIIDAITNSQLENIMLVGDPDQAIFEWNSANPDLFNEKCNQDGWNCITMNESLRSSQKICNFTHFLTKLKEPSTSINNDKNIVNFKFNPEIWEYNPNNNDFDDELINPFLKICEENEITLTSSNIAILARSNNLIDEIILSRQDNIEISNLPSNTLDSVWIQENFTKELAKSKYLYDKSEFQKSFQLLEKTYISLLSNTPVYSDYKLSEIIRKIGYFDFKNEIFNLIKLMPKTDVSIGKWIERFNENLHKDGRFLNYIDLEIKKGYHDMAFDDLFSYNIIDNEIPYNLSTIHKVKGETFEAVLLILKKGSAGPMYRTLLTNNKKTEDHEELKNVYVGITRPRKILVLAVPSEDIDIWKQYFSKTAQTSLDNLFK from the coding sequence ATGATTAAACTAACAGAAACGCAAAAAGAGATATGCAAAGCAAAAGATAAATATATTATAGTTAGAGCTTGTCCCGGAAGCGGGAAAACATTTACAGTTGCTGCTAAAATGGCACAATTATTAAAAGATTGGCCATATTCATATCAAGGGGTAGCTGTGATATCATTTACAAATGCTGCATGGGAAGAAATTGAAAAAGAATTAAAAAAATCATTTTATACTAATATCCCAATCAAATATCCTCATTTTTTAGGAACTATTGATAGTTTCATCAATCAATTTATATTTTTTCCATATGGTCATTTAGTCATAAATTGTAAATCTAGACCCGTATTAGCAGGAGAACCTGCATATCCTTGGAAAACTAAGAAAAATGATGGATTCCATAATCAATTTTTTGATAAAATAAGTTATGACATCAACGGAAATCTTTCAAAGATTAAAAAAATTCATGTTAGCCTAGCAATACAAAGCCAATATAATTATGTAAAAAACATGAAAAATAGGCTCTGGAGAAGTGGATTATTTAATCAATCTGATGCTAACTATTTTGCAATGAAAATAATTGATAATTATCCTTCAATTGCTAAATTAATAGCATTAAGATTCCCTTTTATAATAATTGATGAAGCTCAAGATACCTCTGAGATTCAAATGAAAATAATTGATGCTATAACAAATTCTCAATTGGAAAATATAATGTTAGTTGGAGATCCTGATCAAGCCATATTCGAATGGAATTCTGCGAATCCAGACCTATTTAATGAAAAATGTAATCAAGATGGATGGAATTGCATTACTATGAATGAAAGTTTAAGGAGTTCACAAAAAATTTGCAATTTCACTCACTTCTTGACAAAGCTAAAAGAACCTTCCACTTCAATAAATAACGATAAAAATATAGTAAATTTTAAATTTAATCCTGAAATATGGGAGTATAACCCTAATAATAATGATTTTGATGATGAATTAATAAATCCATTTTTGAAAATCTGTGAAGAAAACGAAATCACACTAACTTCATCGAATATTGCAATTTTAGCCAGAAGTAACAATTTGATTGATGAAATAATATTATCACGACAGGATAATATAGAAATTAGTAATTTACCAAGTAATACTCTTGATAGTGTATGGATACAAGAAAATTTTACTAAAGAATTAGCCAAATCAAAATATTTATATGATAAATCAGAATTTCAGAAATCGTTTCAATTACTAGAAAAAACCTATATTAGTTTACTAAGCAACACTCCAGTCTACTCTGATTATAAATTGTCTGAAATAATTAGAAAAATAGGATATTTTGATTTTAAAAATGAAATATTTAATCTTATTAAGTTAATGCCCAAAACTGATGTTTCAATTGGTAAATGGATTGAGAGATTTAATGAAAATTTACATAAGGATGGTAGATTTCTTAATTATATAGATTTAGAAATCAAAAAAGGATATCATGATATGGCTTTTGATGATCTATTCAGTTATAACATAATTGATAATGAGATTCCTTATAATCTAAGCACAATTCATAAAGTAAAAGGCGAAACCTTTGAAGCTGTATTATTAATCCTTAAAAAAGGTAGTGCAGGCCCAATGTATCGTACCCTATTAACTAATAATAAAAAAACTGAGGATCATGAAGAGTTAAAGAATGTTTATGTTGGGATCACAAGACCAAGAAAAATTTTGGTTTTAGCAGTACCATCTGAAGATATAGATATTTGGAAGCAATATTTTTCTAAAACAGCTCAAACATCCTTAGATAATCTTTTTAAATAA
- a CDS encoding EVE domain-containing protein, translating to MKTQINLKLNEKTIKKLDKKVEEEGRTRTNIIENILKTYLGKNYWLWVNSGQMDIGDDEIEGSEGYWDGCHKDSEKGDKVLIYRTKPYKHIKYLAEITEDAKQSSITTNKGIKEGHNCSFVILKSFENPLEISEMRNYESLKEWLPLKVSFIRMVFEIQEKYWNTLRDIIITKNPNSKDHFR from the coding sequence ATGAAAACCCAAATAAACCTAAAACTTAATGAAAAAACAATAAAGAAATTAGATAAAAAAGTTGAAGAAGAAGGAAGAACCCGTACAAACATAATTGAAAATATATTAAAAACCTATTTAGGAAAAAATTATTGGTTATGGGTTAATAGTGGGCAAATGGACATTGGAGACGATGAAATAGAAGGAAGCGAAGGATATTGGGACGGATGTCATAAAGATAGTGAAAAAGGAGATAAAGTCTTAATTTATCGTACAAAACCATATAAACATATAAAGTATCTTGCAGAAATTACAGAAGATGCCAAACAAAGTAGCATTACCACCAATAAAGGCATAAAAGAGGGACATAACTGTAGTTTTGTAATCCTAAAATCATTTGAAAATCCACTAGAAATCAGCGAAATGAGAAACTATGAAAGTTTAAAAGAATGGCTACCCCTTAAAGTTAGTTTCATCAGAATGGTTTTTGAAATTCAAGAAAAATATTGGAATACTTTAAGAGACATCATAATAACCAAAAACCCTAATTCAAAGGATCACTTCCGATAA